The following is a genomic window from Hippoglossus stenolepis isolate QCI-W04-F060 chromosome 14, HSTE1.2, whole genome shotgun sequence.
CGGGTCAAAGATCACCTAAGTTGACTGTGGAAGCCATACAAAGCCATGCTGCCATTTACTTCACCACAGGAATCCAATGTTATATTCACCTATCTGTGACTGGGCCATAAAATGTGACAGAGCTGTTGTCGTGCATTGTATTCAACTCACATCAAGTGAAAGTATCCTCTTATTCTCAGGTTTCAGCTGCGGGTGGCGCTGTACATCGCTGCCTCTTTAGGCCACCTGGACCTGGCGGGCTGGCTGCTGGAGAGGGGGGTGCATTCTGAGGAACCAGTGGGAGTCCATCCGTACCGCCAATGGTGCCACCAAACCACCCACCAAGATGCCGGAAAGAGTCCCATccatgcagctgcagagggtggtcagctcctcatcctcaaaCTCTTCATCTCAAGAAACCTTTTGAGTGTAGCTTGTCGGGACCCTGTAGGTCATGACCCTTTGAAAATCGCCATTCAGCATGGCCACAGGGATTGTGTGCGCTACCTAGCCAACAAGCTGTGCTCTGTAGTATCCCTTCCTAATATATCACTACCCATGCGGATATACCGTCAAACGAAACGCTGGGTGAGTTTGGGGCGGAGAAGAGTGGCCTCCAATCCATTCCAGTACACCAGCGCTCCATTCAAAGGCAGGGTGGGTGACATGTTGCTGGTAGATGGCTTCAACCAGCCGCAGATGTCTTCCAAATCCAGGAGAGCTGAGACCAAACcaaggaaaagaaacagagtTAAAGCCGTGCAACACTTACCACTCATTAGCAGGTCTCTCCCCTCCAAAAGGCCACCACAACAACTACCCAGCCTGCAGTCTGTGAATGACTTTAAAGAGACGCAGAAAAGGTCGAAGCAAGATGTAAAACACAGAGATGATGACGCTTggaataaaacagaggagggagacaacAGGTTCACACGTCTCCCGCCAGTTACCAGAGGAGGCACCCCCAACTCAGTGTTTGTTGGGTCACCATTAAAATCATCCAGTGTTCTGACTGCATCACTGGAGTCCTTCTCTCAGCACTGTGGACGGACACCAAGGGAAAATGCTATATACTACCTGAGTATAGCCAGGTCTCTATATTCTCTACTGTATATGTTCATGTGCATGTAGCTCAGTGTAGGTGATTATAGGTGCTGCTTAGATTTTTACAATCAAGACATTTCTATATTTACTTTTGGTGATCTCTGCACTACATTCTACATTCTGTGCAACATGGTTGAATGTGGTCGAAAATAAGATTATTTATTGGGAGATGTGgatcagtttttttctgttcaacAGAGTTAATATaattcaatacatttaaaaaaggtatcACTGTGTGTAATTATCTTTTCTCTTTGATATAGAACATTCACAGAAAAACCTTGGTTGAAGCAGCTGAGCATAGCACGGACTTTGGTCAGGAAGCAGCTCCACGCCATGGATTGATACTCCTGCATCCTGCCTCATCGTGTGGCTCTCGCATCAGCAGCCTGAGAGACTGAAGAATCCTTCAGAGTGACAACTGAGGAGTGTACCTCAGGCTTAACGTGTCAGTTAAAGTAATACCTGTCTGTCTTCCGGCAAATATCTGCCTTTCTTTGCTCTtcagaaagatggagagaatgaCAGACATCGTTTATACATGCAACTTTTTTTAACGTACTTTTTTTCAATTATGACATATTATGTTGGACAGAAGTCCGGACAGTGACTGGCCTTTGTTATAACGACTTGCCTTAAGTGGAAATTCAAGGCTAAAACCACTAATATCAAGTATGTACTATTGTACATGTACATTTTTTGTGCACTTGCTACATTCTGTATGTCATATTTCTCTATTCCTGAATCACATTATCTATTAAccattttttaaacttgttttcctgctttgtATTTCATCCTCAACGATATGAGGAATTTTACAGGCTCATATAATTTCTTATATGAGACTGCatacatattttctttaatttgtattttggCTGATTACTACTGAGTTACTCACCTGATTTATTGAAGACATGAACTTAATTAATTGCAAATGTACTCATTCAGGTGCTGGTGCAATAAAACATGCTAGAAAGGGAGTCTGTGACCCAAGCATGTCATTGTCAACGACTGCTGTATGTAATTATGTAATTGTTGACTGCTGTATGTAACTGCtgtatgtaataaataaaagtcttaAATCTTGACTGAAGTGCTTGTCAAATAAAATcaggtcatttgtttttcttttataaaactgcagcagctctaaTCGACCTCACTCTATGAGGGTGTGTCGTCTTTATCCATGTGGAGTCAAACctcttttatatacagtgtcTGAGCCAAACACGTGAAGGCAGCACGGTCTCAGCAGATCTCGCGATATCCCGGAGCCTCGCAGTCCTGCTGGTGGAGCTGTTTCCCCGCCAGCAGTCAGAGCAGCAGCCGGTGAGCAGACATGCTGAACCGCCAGGACCCAGCCTAGCTTCCCCCTGAGCCTCCGGAGCTGAACTGAGTTATGACCGGGGACGCTTCTGAAACCGAAGCCGTCTTTGACAACTGAGAGGCGGACATTTAGAGAACGCACAACAGCAGCTGGAAGAAAAACGGTCCAGTCGGTTCCATTCAGTCCGCCGGTGTGACAGACTGCGTGTGGGAATGGCAGCCCTTCGGCCGATAAAAGGCATCctgaaaaac
Proteins encoded in this region:
- the LOC118121058 gene encoding protein ANKUB1-like; protein product: MRVLVYFEGSCEPFDIPSDQTVGSMKQMLKETFLVQLSDDKQVRRFLELSYGGAALQDSWALCDVGVTSGSAIRCLIKNERRPVMQVFNAVTGETLPVTGSEALLRMSVAGLKTMVSMQSGLPVSTFRLSSLTDVQLFDCNQLQDYAIEVGTTLRLDTWDGWVEFLHGCLLGQRLKVQSHLSEERSVMRFQLRVALYIAASLGHLDLAGWLLERGVHSEEPVGVHPYRQWCHQTTHQDAGKSPIHAAAEGGQLLILKLFISRNLLSVACRDPVGHDPLKIAIQHGHRDCVRYLANKLCSVVSLPNISLPMRIYRQTKRWVSLGRRRVASNPFQYTSAPFKGRVGDMLLVDGFNQPQMSSKSRRAETKPRKRNRVKAVQHLPLISRSLPSKRPPQQLPSLQSVNDFKETQKRSKQDVKHRDDDAWNKTEEGDNRFTRLPPVTRGGTPNSVFVGSPLKSSSVLTASLESFSQHCGRTPRENAIYYLSIARTFTEKPWLKQLSIARTLVRKQLHAMD